One Tomitella gaofuii DNA segment encodes these proteins:
- a CDS encoding Dabb family protein: MTRTTVHDVIRIVHLSPGARSDGTAVEEFRRAAADSGAEAHVVGVPLDGSIAAGDVIVRLRYADRASWAAGRGAVDAALAGPGVDRVHGAEFGAGTSGVRNGAADAACYRALLLRVDPRAEPAEVARFEHDLLAMPRHMPSIRAWNLGRVDSACGPTPWTHVWEQRFASPEDVTGQYLDHPVHWAVVDRWFDPECPESIIRDRICHAFCAIGQEPPDRR; the protein is encoded by the coding sequence ATGACGAGAACAACGGTGCATGACGTGATCCGCATCGTCCACCTGAGCCCCGGCGCGCGGTCAGACGGTACTGCGGTGGAAGAGTTTCGCAGAGCCGCAGCCGATTCCGGCGCCGAGGCCCACGTGGTCGGCGTGCCCTTGGACGGCTCTATCGCCGCCGGCGACGTGATCGTGCGGCTCCGCTATGCCGACCGCGCGTCCTGGGCTGCGGGACGGGGCGCCGTCGACGCGGCGCTCGCCGGGCCTGGCGTCGACCGCGTCCACGGCGCCGAGTTCGGGGCGGGCACGTCCGGAGTGCGCAACGGCGCCGCCGATGCCGCCTGCTACCGGGCGCTGCTACTGCGCGTCGACCCGCGCGCGGAGCCCGCCGAGGTAGCACGGTTCGAGCACGATCTGCTCGCGATGCCGCGGCACATGCCGTCGATCCGTGCGTGGAACCTCGGCCGTGTCGACTCCGCGTGCGGGCCCACCCCGTGGACCCACGTGTGGGAGCAGCGATTCGCCTCGCCTGAGGACGTCACCGGCCAATACCTGGACCACCCCGTGCACTGGGCCGTGGTCGACAGGTGGTTCGACCCCGAATGCCCCGAGTCCATCATCCGTGACCGCATCTGCCACGCGTTCTGCGCGATCGGTCAGGAGCCGCCGGACCGCAGGTGA